Proteins from a genomic interval of Heteronotia binoei isolate CCM8104 ecotype False Entrance Well chromosome 5, APGP_CSIRO_Hbin_v1, whole genome shotgun sequence:
- the LOC132572674 gene encoding HAUS augmin-like complex subunit 3: MFTRRRSRAFLLDTINRGAEFVETLKMIYPMADDLHEKDFDWLFDCSQAEQFLEWFCNTLGEENVLDPAEVEAYEQLLISEKPVLEDDALAQVLKACHQSSQLKCVMQENEVLPLETMEQEMRMLKNQHACQIKRHSKLQIRTASLKQELCHLAEKKEKASKELKKAHLELQLTNFQSNEILIQTGKAAKELVRMYQEPGHEPLKASLATADLGHYLKVEETFTKALLGFIPKLLPDANNDMEADKSMLAENGQKGYKDQLRKENVAGLVQKVWQENKSVPHDKDCENHEMVIGVLKSPVIYQGKMTTQDKSKLDLKALLKDMDHVKMDDVRNETLAVQHRCQRKLTWAVPDQMENLNNNHLGNHQEELGCMKLAYMCSQRSLVIASAEIKGIWACLQWANKTLKVSKEKKIEEEQPKLHVHIAACQEQLHILQSEVDRIETQHLVPLLHGSARLLRLPVLCGELVLEAITLRHTESIQEEAIGQMMGQLTHLELLRLFLMVEKKDLHLTGTKLEEMATILNEFQAKLQERQSCFADSQFSIKQCPRTLIDPSDLTTLRLWEMLDKHGQEKQLFHAYETLAGQGSRLCQELRMLHVQLATPLSHLPKLESDNEVLHCMMHGDSKQLALHAQEIVEPLEKLSTTQAKLYQMLMETLSDLKAKRKSLQSHFQQTERRLYVLFFNNPDQLKEMVEHLENQALAFSQA; the protein is encoded by the exons ATGTTCACCCGGAGACGCTCCAGGGCTTTCTTACTGGATACCATTAACAGAGGAGCAGAATTTGTGGAGACTCTAAAAATGATCTACCCCATGGCAGACGATCTCCATGAGAAAGATTTTGACTGGCTATTTGACTGCTCTCAGGCAGAGCAGTTTCTCGAGTGGTTCTGTAATACATTGGGAGAGGAGAATGTGTTGGACCCTGCAGAAGTGGAGGCCTATGAGCAACTGTTAATTTCTGAAAAGCCTGTTCTGGAAGATGACGCATTGGCCCAAGTGCTGAAGGCTTGCCACCAGTCCTCTCAGCTAAAGTGTGTTATGCAGGAGAATGAAGTTCTCCCCCTTGAGACAATGGAGCAAGAGATGAGGATGTTAAAGAATCAACATGCCTGTCAGATAAAGCGGCACAGCAAGCTTCAGATTCGTACAGCAAGCTTGAAGCAAGAACTGTGCCATCTggcagagaaaaaagagaaagcaagCAAGGAACTGAAAAAGGCACACTTGGAACTGCAGCTAACAAACTTTCAAAGCAATGAAATTCTCATCCAGACTGGCAAGGCAGCAAAAGAATTGGTGCGAATGTATCAGGAACCAGGACATGAGCCACTGAAAGCATCACTGGCAACGGCAGATCTAGGACACTACCTGAAGGTAGAAGAAACATTCACTAAGGCTTTATTAGGGTTTATCCCAAAGTTATTGCCAGATGCAAACAATGATATGGAGGCTGATAAAAGCATGCTGGCAGAGAATGGGCAGAAAGGCTATAAGGACCAGCTGAGAAAAGAAAATGTAGCAGGACTTGTTCAGAAAGTGTGGCAAGAAAACAAAAGTGTACCTCATGACAAAGACTGTGAAAATCATGAAATGGTCATTGGAGTACTTAAGAGCCCAGTTATCTACCAGGGGAAGATGACCACTCAGGATAAGTCAAAACTTGATCTGAAAGCTCTGCTAAAAGATATGGACCATGTCAAAATGGATGACGTCAGAAATGAGACACTGGCTGTTCAGCATAGATGCCAAAGAAAGCTAACATGGGCAGTACCTGACCAAATGGAGAATCTGAATAACAACCACCTAGGCAACCACCAGGAAGAGCTGGGCTGCATGAAGTTAGCTTACATGTGCAGCCAGAGATCACTAGTCATTGCCTCTGCAGAAATTAAAGGAATCTGGGCTTGTTTACAATGGGCAAATAAGACTTTGAAGGTCAGTAAAGAAAAAAAG ATAGAGGAAGAGCAGCCCAAACTTCATGTTCACATAGCTGCCTGCCAGGAACAGCTGCATATCCTGCAAAGTGAAGTAGACCGAATAGAGACCCAACACCTTGTGCCCTTGCTCCATGGCAGTGCCCGCCTCCTTCGCTTGCCTGTTCTATGCGGAGAACTTGTCCTGGAAGCCATCACACTTCGACATACTGAATCAATTCAGGAGGAAGCTATAGGCCAGATGATGGGGCAATTAACTCATCTTGAGCTGCTGAGGCTCTTCTTGATGGTGGAAAAGAAGGATCTGCACCTGACAGGGACAAAGCTGGAGGAGATGGCAACTATCCTGAATGAATTCCAGGCTAAGTTACAGGAAAGACAATCCTGCTTTGCGGATTCACAGTTCTCCATTAAGCAATGCCCACGAACTCTGATAGACCCCAGTGACCTCACCACCTTACG GCTGTGGGAGATGCTGGACAAGCATGGTCAAGAGAAGCAACTCTTCCATGCTTATGAAACTTTGGCAGGCCAGGGCTCACGACTGTGCCAGGAACTGAGGATGCTCCATGTACAGCTGGCTACACCTCTCTCTCACcttcccaaattagagtctgatAATGAAGTACTGCATTGCATGATGCATGGTGATTCCAAACAGCTAGCACTTCACGCTCAG GAAATAGTAGAACCTTTGGAGAAACTCAGCACCACTCAAGCCAAACTATACCAAATGCTCATGGAGACACTCAGCGACCTGAAAGCCAAACGTAAATCTCTGCAAAGCCACTTTCAGCAGACTGAGCGCAGACTTTATGTGCTCTTCTTCAACAACCCTGACCAGCTGAAGGAGATGGTAGAACATCTTGAGAACCAGGCCCTGGCCTTCTCACAAGCATAG